TGCGGGCAGTCGCGTGGTCATCGAAGAATTCCTGGAAGGTGAGGAAGCCAGCTTTATCGTGATGGTGGACGGCAAGAATGTGTTGCCCATGGCGACCAGCCAGGACCACAAACGCGTGGGCGATGGTGACACAGGCCCCAACACCGGCGGTATGGGTGCCTATTCCCCGGCACCGGTGGTGACCGACGAGGTCTACCAGCGCATCATGGACGAAGTGATCTACCCGACCGTTGAAGGCATGGCCAAAGAAGGTCACCCCTACACAGGCTTCCTCTATGCGGGTCTGATGATCGATCCACAGGGCGCACCCAAGGTCATCGAATTCAACTGTCGCTTCGGCGATCCGGAAACGCAGCCGATCATGCTGCGTATGCAGTCCGATCTTACGGCGCTCTGCGATGCGGCTATAGATGGCAAACTGGACACCTGCAAATCCGAGTGGGATTCGCGGGCATCTGTCGGCATCGTGCTGGCCGCCGGCGGTTATCCTGGCAGCTACGAGAAGGGCAAGGTCATCAGTGGCCTGCCGCAGGACGAAGTGGAAGGCGAGAAAGTCTTCCACGCCGGCACTAAGCTCAACGGTGACGACGTGGTGACGAGCGGCGGCCGGGTGCTATGTGCCACCGCACTGGGCGGCACGGTGACCGAAGCCCAACAGCGGGCTTACAGACTGGCCGGCCAGATCGACTGGGACGGCGCTTTCTACCGCAAGGACATCGCCCATCGAGCCATTGCTCGCGAGCAGGATAAGCAGTAATTTCATAAGGCCCGGTCACCCACCGGGCCTTTTTGGTTGCCTGGTTCACTGACAGGTTCGTTGACTGGAAAGGATGTTCCGCGCCATGCAGGGTTCGTATCGTCGTCTGACAGGTTTCAGTACAGCGATGCTCGCGATCGTCATGCTGCTATCGGGCTGTTCCCGGCAGGATTTCTACGAAGCCGCCATCGCTCACGAGCGCAACGCCGCCGGCCTGGTCGAGGCGACTGTCGATGTGGATGGGCGAACCATCGCCTACCTGCATAACCAGACGCCCCGGGACGGCGATACCCTGGTGTTACTGCATGGCTTCGCCGCCAACAAGGAGAACTGGCTGCGGATGGCCGGCTATCTCACCGAGTCGTATAACGTCTACGCGATTGATCTGCCCGGCCACGGCGAGAGCAACCGGGACCTCGAACGCGACTACTCCATCGACGCCCAAGTAGGTTATGTGCGTGCGATCCTCGACGCACTGGTACTGGAACGAGTGCATATGGTGGGCAACTCGATGGGAGGCGCCATCACCGCCCTCTATGCGGCGACCTATCCCGACCGTATCATCACCGCGACCCTGCTCGACCCGGCAGGTATCTTCGAGTACGACAGCGAACTGGTCTCACGGGTACTGGACGGCGACAACCCGCTCATTGTCAGCAAACCCGGCGATTTCGAACGTCTGGTGGACTTTGCCCTGGAACAGAAACCCTTCGTCCCGTGGCCGATGTATAGCGTGATGGAAGAAGAGGCCCTGTCCCGCAAAGCTATCAACGAACACATCTTCCTGCAGATTCGCGACTCCGGTTATCAACCGGCATTCCGCAATGCCCTGGCCTCGATTACGGCGCCGGTACTGGTGATCTGGGGCAAGGAGGATCGGGTGATCAACTATCGTAACGCCGACGTATTTGCCGAACGCATACCTCGCGCCCGCAAGGTACTGCTCGAGAACGTGGGCCATGCGCCCATGATCGAAGTACCGGCAAAGACTGCCAGCCTGGTCGTCGACTGGATCGAGTCCTCACCACCGACTTCGAATCCCTGATCCGGCTCTAAAGCTACCGGGCATCACGCTGTCGCGTACAAGACGATGGTCCAGCATCAAAGCGCGAATAGATTAAATAGCGAAGCCGGCCACAAGGGAAGCGCCAGCGTGTGCAATGACTAGGTAACCGGGTAATTACTGCATATACTTGAAGCGCCTCTGAACAGCCGCGCTGTCCACGCCGCGGGCCGCGCCCGACGCCCGTACATTGCCGGAAAAAACGCCATTGAACAGGATCACTGCAGCTATTCGTTCAGCAAACATCAGCCTTCTGCTGTTCCTGTTCCTGCAACCGCTCAAGGCAGACACGATCACCCTTGTCGCGGACTACTGGTGCCCGTTCAACTGCGAACCCAGCAGCGAGTCCCCCGGCTATCTTGTCGAAGTGGCAGAGAAGGCCCTGGGCAAGGCCGGCCATCGTGTAATCTACGTGACACTTCCCTGGAGCCGCGCCATCAACGACGTACGCAATGGCAAGTACGGAGGCCTGCTCGGCGCCGGCACCCAGGAAGTACCTGACTTCGTCTTTCCCCAGCGCCCCCTGGCGATGGCCCGCCATACCTTTTTCACGCTGCCACAGAGTACCTGGACTTACGACACTGACGCGTCCCTGGGCTCGATCAAGCTTGGCGTGATCGACGACTATTCCTACGGCGACCTGAATATCCGCTACATTCTCCCAAACCGCAGCGACCGTAAACGGCTGTTGATCCTCAATGGCCAGAATGTCCTTGGCCGATTCCTGGACATGCTGGAGATTAACCGCATCGACGCCTTCGTAGAGGAGGAAGCCGTCATGGCCTACTTCCTTCAGTCCCAGCAACCGGTGAGGGCGTTACGCAAAGCCGGTGTCGCCTACCGCGAGCCCATCTACATAGCCTTCTCGCCGGCATTAACGAACGCCCGACAGTATGCGAAGGATCTGAATGATGGCCTGCGGTTGCTAAGAGATTCTGGTGAGTTGATGGCCCTGGCCGAGAAGTACGGTATCACCTTGCGCAAGCCATCCCCGATCCGATGATCCATCGATTATTGATCCCACGCATTGGCAACGTGTGCGGGAACTTGCAACAATCAACCTTCCCATTCCCAGAACAAATATCGCATTAGTGGACAGTTATACGACCTCATGACTGAAGCCATCTGGATTTTCTTTGCCTTCACCCTTGGCCTGCTCGCCCGTTCCGCCGGCTTACCCCCGCTGGTTGGCTACCTGATCGCCGGCTTTGTGCTCAACAGCCTCGCCAGTCAGTTCGGCCTGCCAGCCGAGAGCAGCGAAATGCTCGATCACCTGGCTCACCTGGGCGTCCTGTTACTGCTCTTTACAGTCGGCCTGAAGCTGAAGTTCCGTTCGATTTTCCGACCCGAAGTCATCGGCGGCGGCCTCGCGCACTTTGCCATTACCTGCCTGGTGTTCGTACCCGGCCTCTACCTGTTCCTCGGCCTGGGCGGTATGGAAGCACTGATGCTCGCCATCGCCCTATCCTTCTCGAGTACAGTGCTGGCCGCCAAAGTACTGGAATCGAAACAGGAGCTGCGCGCCTTTCACGGTCGGGTGGCCATCGGCATCCTCATCGTCCAGGACCTGATTGCACTGGTCGTGATGAGCCTGACGGCCGGCCATACGCCGTCCATCTATGCGCTGCTGGTGTTCGCCCTTCCCTTGTTGCGCCCGTTGTTGTTCCGACTGATGGACGCCACCGGTCATGACGAACTGTTGGTATTGCTGGGTCTGATGCTGGCCCTGGCGGTTGGTGGTATCGGCTTCGAGATGGTCGGACTGAGCTCGGAACTGGGCGCCCTGTTGGTGGGTGCACTTCTTGCCAAGCATCCCCGGGCGGTGGAACTGTCCAACTCCCTCTGGAGTGTGAAGGAGGTCTTCCTGGTGGGCTTTTTCCTGCAGATCGGCATGAATGGTCTGCCGGACGACCACGCGCTATTGTTCGCAGTCGTCGCCGCTTGCCTACTGCCGCTCAAGGGCCTGCTATTCTTCTTCCTGCTGCTGGCTTTCCGACTGCGCTCCCGCAGCAGTTTCCTGTCCAGCCTGCTACTGACCAACTACAGCGAATTCGGCCTGATCCTGGCAAGCGTGGCACTGCCCCAATGGCTGGTGCCCCTGGCCCTGACGGTCGCGCTGTCGTTTATCCTTTCCGCGCCTATCAACCGTCTGGCACACCCGCTCTACGCCCGCATGAGCCGCTACATAGACCCGTTGGAAAGCAGCAAGCGCCACCCGGACGAACAGCCCATTTCCCTGGGCAGCACGCGGGTACTGATCATCGGCATGGGCCGTACCGGCACCGCCGCCTATGACGAGCTCCGGGATACCGAGCCTCACCTGATGGGTCTGGATTCCGACCCGGCACGCCTGAAAGGCCACCGCGAGGCAGGTCGCCATGTGTTCTTCGCCGACGCGGAGGACTTCAACTTCTGGCAGACCCTGAACATGCCGCACCTGGAGGCCGTGATCCTGTGCCTGCATGACATCGAGGGTAAGAAGATTGCCGCTCGCAAGCTGCGGGAACGCGGCTTCAAAGGCTTTATCGCTTCCCACACGCTACATGTGGATGAAGTGCCGCAAATCCTGGAGGCCGGGGCCGATAACGCCTACCTGACCATGAACGAGACCGGTGTTGCCCTGGCCGGCCATGTACAGCAGAAACTGAGCCTGCCACTCAGGGGCGTCCCGACGGAGAGCTAGTGCCCGTTAACAAGGACTACCTGGCTAACCCGGGCGGTGACCATGACTACCTGGCACGTGGTTATCGCTGTCGTCGGTTGCCGCCTCCATGCGGTCCAGCTCATTGAGTATGCCGCAATCCCGGGCCGCCTGCTCTTCGTGGCACTGGTCCTGGATGAGCTCCAACTGATTGGCTAACTGGTTGAGTTCGTTGATGCGCTGGCGTACATGTTCGAGATGTTCCGCCAGCAACTGGTTGGCCTCGCCGCAGCGGGCCTCCGGGTTTTCTCGCAGATCCAGCAGGTGGCGCACTTCCTCCAGCGTCATATCGAGCGAACGGCAGTTCGCGATGAAGCGTAATCGATCAACGTAGGAGGGACCGTAATCCCGGTAGTTGGAATCGCTGCGCTGGGGTGAGGGAATGAGCCCGATACGCTCGTAATAGCGGATGGTTTCCTGGGTAAAGCCGGTTTCCGATGCCAACGCGCCGATTCGCATGGCTCCTCCGTCAATTCGTCCAATCTGCCCGGGGCCGATCAATCCTGGGAAATGGGCGCAAAGATGCCGCCGGTCAGCTGCGCCAGATCCGACGCCGCCAGCTCGATCTCGAGCCCGCGCCGGCCGGCACTGACGTAGACGATATCGAAGTCCTGCGCGGAGGCATCGATCACCGTACGCAGGCGCTTCTTCTGCCCCAGTGGACTCACGCCGCCCAAAACGTAACCGGTCGAGCGCTCCACGTCCCTGGCATCCGCCATCGCCGCTTTCTTTGCGCCGGCAGCCTTGGCCAGCTGTTTCAGGTTCAGCTTGCCCGTAACGGGCACGATACCCACGGCCAGTGCCTGGCCGTCGAGCTGCACCACC
The window above is part of the Marinobacter nanhaiticus D15-8W genome. Proteins encoded here:
- the purD gene encoding phosphoribosylamine--glycine ligase, producing MNILVIGSGGREHALAWKAAQSPNADRVFVAPGNAGTAREPRLENVNIDVMELDKLADFAAANNVGLTIVGPEAPLVAGVVDLFRERGLRVFGPDKGAAQLEGSKAFTKDFLARQAIPTAAYANFTNVDEALDYVREQGAPIVVKADGLAAGKGVIVAMTLQEAEEAIRDMLAGNAFGDAGSRVVIEEFLEGEEASFIVMVDGKNVLPMATSQDHKRVGDGDTGPNTGGMGAYSPAPVVTDEVYQRIMDEVIYPTVEGMAKEGHPYTGFLYAGLMIDPQGAPKVIEFNCRFGDPETQPIMLRMQSDLTALCDAAIDGKLDTCKSEWDSRASVGIVLAAGGYPGSYEKGKVISGLPQDEVEGEKVFHAGTKLNGDDVVTSGGRVLCATALGGTVTEAQQRAYRLAGQIDWDGAFYRKDIAHRAIAREQDKQ
- a CDS encoding alpha/beta fold hydrolase, which gives rise to MQGSYRRLTGFSTAMLAIVMLLSGCSRQDFYEAAIAHERNAAGLVEATVDVDGRTIAYLHNQTPRDGDTLVLLHGFAANKENWLRMAGYLTESYNVYAIDLPGHGESNRDLERDYSIDAQVGYVRAILDALVLERVHMVGNSMGGAITALYAATYPDRIITATLLDPAGIFEYDSELVSRVLDGDNPLIVSKPGDFERLVDFALEQKPFVPWPMYSVMEEEALSRKAINEHIFLQIRDSGYQPAFRNALASITAPVLVIWGKEDRVINYRNADVFAERIPRARKVLLENVGHAPMIEVPAKTASLVVDWIESSPPTSNP
- a CDS encoding substrate-binding periplasmic protein, which codes for MNRITAAIRSANISLLLFLFLQPLKADTITLVADYWCPFNCEPSSESPGYLVEVAEKALGKAGHRVIYVTLPWSRAINDVRNGKYGGLLGAGTQEVPDFVFPQRPLAMARHTFFTLPQSTWTYDTDASLGSIKLGVIDDYSYGDLNIRYILPNRSDRKRLLILNGQNVLGRFLDMLEINRIDAFVEEEAVMAYFLQSQQPVRALRKAGVAYREPIYIAFSPALTNARQYAKDLNDGLRLLRDSGELMALAEKYGITLRKPSPIR
- a CDS encoding cation:proton antiporter, which encodes MTEAIWIFFAFTLGLLARSAGLPPLVGYLIAGFVLNSLASQFGLPAESSEMLDHLAHLGVLLLLFTVGLKLKFRSIFRPEVIGGGLAHFAITCLVFVPGLYLFLGLGGMEALMLAIALSFSSTVLAAKVLESKQELRAFHGRVAIGILIVQDLIALVVMSLTAGHTPSIYALLVFALPLLRPLLFRLMDATGHDELLVLLGLMLALAVGGIGFEMVGLSSELGALLVGALLAKHPRAVELSNSLWSVKEVFLVGFFLQIGMNGLPDDHALLFAVVAACLLPLKGLLFFFLLLAFRLRSRSSFLSSLLLTNYSEFGLILASVALPQWLVPLALTVALSFILSAPINRLAHPLYARMSRYIDPLESSKRHPDEQPISLGSTRVLIIGMGRTGTAAYDELRDTEPHLMGLDSDPARLKGHREAGRHVFFADAEDFNFWQTLNMPHLEAVILCLHDIEGKKIAARKLRERGFKGFIASHTLHVDEVPQILEAGADNAYLTMNETGVALAGHVQQKLSLPLRGVPTES
- the cadR gene encoding Cd(II)/Pb(II)-responsive transcriptional regulator, translated to MRIGALASETGFTQETIRYYERIGLIPSPQRSDSNYRDYGPSYVDRLRFIANCRSLDMTLEEVRHLLDLRENPEARCGEANQLLAEHLEHVRQRINELNQLANQLELIQDQCHEEQAARDCGILNELDRMEAATDDSDNHVPGSHGHRPG
- the ybaK gene encoding Cys-tRNA(Pro) deacylase, producing the protein MTPAIEQARKAKVAFEIHAYEHDANAESYGEEAANKLGLAPERVFKTLVVQLDGQALAVGIVPVTGKLNLKQLAKAAGAKKAAMADARDVERSTGYVLGGVSPLGQKKRLRTVIDASAQDFDIVYVSAGRRGLEIELAASDLAQLTGGIFAPISQD